In Acinonyx jubatus isolate Ajub_Pintada_27869175 chromosome A3, VMU_Ajub_asm_v1.0, whole genome shotgun sequence, a genomic segment contains:
- the R3HDML gene encoding peptidase inhibitor R3HDML: MPLLPSTVGLAGLLFWAGQAVNALMPNATLALARTEGTAVWRLSGLGVPRYRRKRHISARDMSALLDYHNHIRASVHPPAANMEYMVWDERLARSAEAWATQCIWAHGPSQLMRHVGQNLSIHSGRYRSVVDLVKSWSEEKRHYLFPAPRDCRPHCPWRCSGPVCSHYTQMVWASSNRLGCALHTCGSINVWGNTWRQAVYLVCNYAIKGNWIGEAPYKMGRPCSACPPSYQGTCSSNMCFSGLKSNKLLWF; encoded by the exons ATGCCCCTGCTGCCCAGCACCGTGGGCCTGGCAGGCCTGCTCTTCTGGGCAGGCCAGGCAGTGAACGCCTTGATGCCCAATGCCACCCTGGCACTGGCCCGGACCGAGGGCACAGCCGTGTGGCGCCTGAGTGGCCTGGGGGTGCCCCGGTACCGGCGGAAGCGCCACATCTCTGCCCGGGACATGAGTGCCTTATTGGATTATCACAACCACATCCGGGCCAGTGTGCACCCACCTGCGGCCAACATGGAGTATATG GTCTGGGACGAGCGGCTGGCCAGGTCTGCCGAGGCCTGGGCCACCCAGTGCATCTGGGCCCACGGGCCCTCACAGCTGATGAGACATGTGGGCCAGAACCTGTCCATCCATTCTGGCCG GTACCGCTCGGTGGTGGACCTCGTCAAGTCTTGGTCTGAGGAGAAGCGGCATTACTTGTTTCCGGCCCCCAGGGACTGTCGCCCACATTGCCCCTGGCGCTGCAGCGGCCCTGTCTGCTCCCACtatacccag ATGGTGTGGGCATCCTCCAATCGGCTGGGCTGTGCCCTCCACACCTGCGGCAGCATCAACGTCTGGGGCAACACCTGGCGTCAGGCAGTGTACCTAGTCTGCAACTACGCCATTAA GGGCAACTGGATCGGCGAGGCACCATACAAGATGGGGCGGCCGTGTTCTGCCTGTCCCCCAAGTTACCAAGGCACCTGCAGTAGCAACATGTGTTTCTCTGGACTCAAATCCAATAAGCTTCTGTGGTTCTAA